A stretch of Synechococcus sp. MIT S9220 DNA encodes these proteins:
- a CDS encoding FAD-dependent oxidoreductase, whose protein sequence is MTTVDVVVIGGGFAGVTAARDLRKRGLNVLVLEARDRLGGRTWSTDRNGFHVELGGTWIHWTQPFVWAEKERYCLEIQETPGCVAERVTMARVGAALLKAPFPVDPRQQWLWPQASTDEIQ, encoded by the coding sequence ATGACAACCGTTGATGTGGTGGTGATCGGTGGTGGCTTTGCCGGCGTGACCGCTGCCCGTGATCTGCGGAAGCGTGGATTGAACGTGCTGGTGCTCGAGGCGCGCGATCGTTTGGGTGGTCGCACCTGGAGTACCGATCGCAACGGATTTCACGTGGAGCTTGGCGGCACCTGGATTCACTGGACCCAACCCTTTGTGTGGGCCGAAAAGGAACGCTATTGCCTGGAGATTCAGGAAACGCCTGGCTGTGTCGCCGAGCGGGTGACAATGGCGAGGGTTGGCGCGGCTTTATTGAAGGCGCCATTTCCAGTGGATCCAAGACAGCAGTGGCTGTGGCCGCAAGCCTCAACCGATGAAATCCAGTGA
- a CDS encoding DUF1254 domain-containing protein encodes MTPFTRFPSALLSALLLACSGSALQAADVVPKGYNTTIPEDVLTPNRVQTRIGTFNYFDGFPDDDTMAKARRQVDLGRGVQTFLNFMPAASLEMLYVGHRDGYGMQVNRDIGLFEELMSSRSLWLTGNTDTVYATAFLDLSNGPIVVEVPAGTGPGTVNDAFFRFVVDMGGPGPDRGQGGKYLIIGPGQTTPANTDGYFVANTPSKINWLILRGFLDDEGKTDTARNAFKGGLKVYPYALRANPPANNFKNLTDWETNTIHANNFKFYEELDEVIQREPSDLFSPELLGMASSIGIEKGKPFNPSPEQKALLTEAVAIGNATARSILFGPKDPKNFIYPGKAGYWQTGFPGGSHEYLVNKGNGGRDMDGRTLFFYLATVNTPAMALEIPGVGSQYAFSSRDGSGAYLNGSNTYKLNIPANPPAQKFWSFVVYDPQTRSMLQTGDMPYPSKNNKRNADMVKNADGSIDLYFGPQAPAGMEVNWVKTVPGKGWFGIFRLYGPGQEWFDRTWKLGDIEKV; translated from the coding sequence ATGACTCCTTTCACTCGTTTCCCTTCTGCTCTCCTTTCCGCATTGTTGCTTGCCTGCAGCGGTTCAGCCTTGCAGGCCGCTGACGTTGTTCCCAAGGGCTACAACACCACCATTCCTGAGGATGTGTTGACACCCAACAGGGTGCAGACCCGGATCGGTACGTTCAACTATTTCGATGGCTTCCCCGATGACGACACGATGGCCAAGGCCCGCCGTCAGGTGGATCTTGGCCGTGGTGTGCAGACCTTCCTGAACTTCATGCCGGCGGCATCGCTCGAGATGCTCTACGTGGGGCACCGTGATGGCTACGGCATGCAGGTGAACCGCGATATCGGCTTGTTTGAAGAGCTGATGAGTTCCCGGTCGCTCTGGTTGACCGGCAATACCGACACTGTTTACGCCACGGCATTCCTGGATCTCTCCAACGGTCCCATTGTGGTTGAGGTGCCAGCTGGCACAGGCCCCGGCACGGTGAACGATGCATTCTTCCGCTTTGTGGTGGACATGGGTGGCCCGGGACCAGACCGTGGTCAGGGCGGAAAATATCTGATTATCGGTCCAGGCCAGACCACTCCGGCCAACACCGATGGCTATTTCGTGGCCAATACTCCCAGCAAGATCAACTGGTTGATCCTGCGCGGTTTTCTCGATGATGAGGGCAAAACAGATACCGCCAGAAATGCCTTCAAGGGTGGGTTGAAGGTCTACCCCTACGCACTACGAGCCAATCCTCCAGCCAACAATTTCAAGAACCTCACGGACTGGGAGACCAACACGATCCATGCCAACAACTTCAAGTTCTATGAGGAGCTTGATGAGGTGATTCAACGGGAGCCTTCCGACCTGTTCTCTCCTGAACTGCTGGGTATGGCATCATCGATCGGGATTGAGAAAGGCAAGCCGTTCAACCCTTCACCGGAGCAGAAAGCGCTGCTCACCGAGGCCGTCGCCATCGGCAACGCCACGGCGCGTTCGATTCTGTTCGGCCCTAAAGATCCCAAGAACTTCATCTACCCCGGCAAGGCTGGGTACTGGCAGACCGGCTTCCCGGGCGGCAGTCATGAATATCTGGTGAACAAGGGCAACGGTGGTCGCGATATGGATGGCCGCACGTTGTTCTTCTATCTGGCAACGGTGAACACACCAGCCATGGCTCTGGAGATTCCAGGTGTGGGGTCCCAGTACGCCTTCAGCTCGAGAGACGGCAGTGGTGCTTATCTCAATGGCTCCAACACCTACAAACTCAATATTCCAGCGAATCCTCCGGCTCAGAAGTTCTGGTCGTTTGTGGTCTATGACCCTCAGACGCGTTCAATGCTGCAGACCGGCGACATGCCCTATCCCAGCAAGAACAACAAGCGCAACGCCGATATGGTGAAAAATGCTGATGGCAGCATTGATCTCTATTTCGGCCCGCAAGCACCGGCTGGGATGGAGGTCAACTGGGTGAAGACCGTGCCAGGCAAGGGATGGTTCGGCATTTTCCGTCTCTACGGCCCGGGGCAAGAGTGGTTTGACCGCACCTGGAAACTTGGCGATATCGAAAAGGTCTGA